A part of Thermococcus sp. JdF3 genomic DNA contains:
- a CDS encoding FUN14 domain-containing protein — MEFDLNAMMGDMGVGAVVGFVTGYAVKKMMKLALALIGAYVASLLWLEQKGVLIIDKDRLFNLVGDWTHEIMTASQKFIALLPGTAAFAGGFALGFHKG, encoded by the coding sequence ATGGAGTTCGACCTGAACGCTATGATGGGCGACATGGGAGTTGGGGCGGTGGTTGGGTTTGTAACCGGCTACGCCGTCAAAAAAATGATGAAGCTGGCACTTGCCCTCATCGGTGCCTACGTTGCCAGTTTGCTGTGGCTTGAACAGAAGGGTGTCCTCATAATCGATAAGGACAGACTCTTCAATCTCGTTGGCGACTGGACGCACGAAATAATGACCGCGAGCCAGAAGTTCATAGCTCTCCTGCCCGGTACCGCCGCTTTCGCTGGAGGCTTTGCGCTGGGATTCCACAAAGGTTAA
- a CDS encoding PadR family transcriptional regulator, with the protein MTTPMERLKNKITKEVLWLYILRLLRERPMYAYELKERIREAFNFEPATVSSYVVLYKLEKDGYVTAEWQESQTGKPSRKYYKLTPEGERLLEDGIAFLEDMVEKLKGV; encoded by the coding sequence ATGACAACCCCCATGGAAAGGCTCAAGAACAAGATAACTAAAGAGGTTCTCTGGCTGTACATACTCCGGCTACTGCGGGAGAGGCCCATGTACGCCTACGAACTGAAAGAGAGGATAAGGGAGGCATTCAACTTCGAGCCCGCGACCGTCAGCTCATACGTTGTCCTCTACAAGCTCGAGAAAGATGGGTACGTTACCGCGGAGTGGCAGGAGAGCCAGACGGGAAAACCCTCCAGGAAGTACTACAAGCTCACCCCTGAGGGAGAGAGGCTCCTTGAGGATGGAATAGCTTTTCTTGAGGACATGGTTGAGAAGCTGAAAGGTGTCTGA
- a CDS encoding 50S ribosomal protein L40e, translating into MARFPEAEARIFRKYVCMRCGATNPWKAKKCRKCGYKGLRPKAREPRGGMGR; encoded by the coding sequence ATGGCGAGATTCCCCGAGGCTGAGGCCAGAATCTTTAGGAAGTACGTGTGCATGCGCTGCGGTGCCACTAACCCGTGGAAGGCCAAGAAGTGCAGGAAGTGCGGCTACAAGGGTCTCCGCCCGAAGGCGAGAGAGCCGCGCGGTGGAATGGGACGCTGA
- the rpsB gene encoding 30S ribosomal protein S2 has protein sequence MEEYLVPLDQYLAAGVHIGTQQKTQDMKRFIYRVRQDGLYVLDVRKTDERLRVAGKFLAKFDPENILAVSVRLYGQKPVKKFGDVTGVRSIPGRFLPGTMTNPQVKNFMEPDALIVTDPRADHQAMKEAIEIGIPIVALVDTENFLSYVDVAIPTNNKGRKALALIYWILAREILYNRKEIESREDFKVPVEDFEMRIIRT, from the coding sequence ATGGAGGAATACCTCGTTCCACTCGACCAGTACCTTGCCGCCGGTGTCCACATCGGAACCCAGCAGAAGACCCAGGACATGAAGAGGTTTATTTACCGTGTCAGGCAGGACGGCCTCTACGTGCTTGACGTCAGGAAGACCGACGAGAGGCTCAGGGTCGCCGGCAAGTTCCTCGCCAAGTTCGACCCCGAGAACATTCTCGCCGTCAGCGTCAGGCTCTACGGCCAGAAGCCGGTCAAGAAGTTCGGTGACGTTACCGGTGTCCGCTCGATACCCGGCCGTTTCCTCCCGGGAACCATGACCAACCCGCAGGTCAAGAACTTCATGGAGCCGGACGCCCTCATAGTCACCGACCCGAGGGCCGACCACCAGGCCATGAAGGAGGCCATCGAGATTGGCATACCGATAGTGGCCCTCGTCGACACTGAGAACTTCCTCAGCTACGTTGACGTTGCGATCCCGACCAACAACAAGGGTAGGAAGGCCCTTGCTCTCATCTACTGGATCCTCGCGAGGGAGATACTCTACAACAGGAAGGAGATCGAGAGCAGGGAGGACTTCAAGGTTCCGGTCGAGGACTTCGAGATGAGGATTATCAGGACCTGA